In Euphorbia lathyris chromosome 10, ddEupLath1.1, whole genome shotgun sequence, a single genomic region encodes these proteins:
- the LOC136208829 gene encoding heterogeneous nuclear ribonucleoprotein Q, whose amino-acid sequence MPRTRDNADADKLDKLEKSMDSEEGVDLDDDNEQEDVMEEEVEYEEVEEEEEVEEIEEEEEIEEEVEEEEEIEEGDDDAQKGSDKEEEEDDEKRHDELLSLPPHGSEVYLGGIPHDATEEDLKGFCESIGEVTEVRVMKGRESGEAKGYAFVMFRSKELASKAIEELNNTEFKGRKVRCSTSQANHRLFIGNVPRDLDEEDVKKIVKKVGPGVVSVELLKDPQNSNRNRGFAFVEYYNHACAEYSRQKMSNPDFKLDDNAPTVSWADPKNAGSSAASQVKAVYVKNLPKDITQDQLKQIFEHHGKVTKVVLPPAKPGHERSRYGFVHFSERSSAMKALKNTEKYEINGQVLDCSLAKPQADQKSSGGQNSQKSVSNPTFAPRLGYGLVGGAYGALGAGYGSPGFAQPMLYGRGPSPAGMAMMPMLLPDGRIGYVLQQPGMQPHTPPSYPRAGRGGGAGSSSGGRRSNESSRGGGRRYKPY is encoded by the exons ATGCCGAGGACAAGGGATAATGCTGATGCTGATAAACTGGATAAACTTGAAAAGTCAATGGATTCTGAAGAGGGGGTTGACCTTGATGATGACAATGAACAAGAGGATGTAATGGAAGAAGAGGTTGAGTATGAAGAAgtagaggaagaggaagaagtggaggagatagaagaagaggaagagatcgaagaggaggttgaagaagaggaagaaattGAGGAGGGTGATGATGATGCACAGAAAGGCTCAGAcaaggaagaggaggaagatgaTGAAAAAAGGCATGATGAGCTTCTTTCACTTCCTCCTCATGGATCAGAGGTGTACCTTGGCGGGATTCCTCATGATGCCACTGAAGAGGACCTAAAGGGTTTTTGCGAATCTATAGGTGAAGTCACTGAA GTGAGGGTAATGAAGGGTAGAGAATCAGGTGAGGCCAAGGGTTATGCGTTTGTCATGTTCAGATCGAAGGAGTTAGCTTCTAAGGCCATTGAAGAACTAAACAACACTGAATTTAAG GGGAGGAAGGTAAGATGTTCAACATCTCAAGCAAATCATCGGTTGTTCATAGGAAATGTTCCAAGAGACTTGGACGAGGAAGATGTGAAGAAAATTGTAAAGAAGGTTGGGCCTGGTGTAGTTTCTGTGGAattgttgaag GACCCGCAAAATTCCAATCGCAATCGTGGATTTGCTTTTGTTGAGTATTATAATCATGCTTGTGCAGAATACTCAAGACAAAAGATGTCAAATCCAGATTTTAAACTTGATGATAATGCTCCAACTGTGAGCTGGGCTGACCCTAAAAATGCTGGATCTTCTGCTGCTTCTCAG GTTAAGGCAGTGTATGTCAAGAACTTACCAAAAGATATAACCCAGGATCAGTTAAAACAAATCTTTGAACATCATGGAAAAGTTACTAAAGTGGTTCTTCCACCTGCAAAACCTGGCCATGAAAGGAGCAGATATGGTTTTGTACACTTCTCTGAGAGGTCAAGTGCCATGAAAGCACTGAAAAACACAGAGAAATATGAAATTAATG GCCAAGTTTTGGATTGCTCCCTTGCAAAGCCTCAAGCAGATCAGAAGTCTTCTGGAGGCCAAAATTCACAGAAATCCGTTTCAAATCCAACGTTCGCTCCTCGTCTTGGTTATGGTCTAGTTGGGGGTGCCTATGGTGCTCTAGGCGCAGGATATGGTTCTCCTGGCTTTGCACAG CCAATGCTGTATGGTAGGGGACCTAGTCCTGCTGGGATGGCAATGATGCCAATGCTTTTGCCTGATGGAAGGATTGGATATGTCTT